One stretch of Chryseobacterium indologenes DNA includes these proteins:
- a CDS encoding phosphatase PAP2 family protein yields MKKLRFLLLPMSILVCSQEVDTLQVKEMSPVSDLPKVQTYTLKDGSVRTYPKPKLLDFVTKLPRNFIDTNKDFVAKDHAYYLGGAVASTLILLPFDQKLIDNSRELGERWGMDKDNNYTKVGGVFKIPKDIGSTLYLIGNGSTLVLLGIGFGTYGLIKNDYRAQATASGLMESLILSGVFTQTIKRITGRESPFIAEENGNKGGAWNPFPSFSAFAKNTSNYDAMPSGHLTTFMAGITVIADNYPDARWIKPVGYTLAGALCFQMMQSKVHWASDYPLALLMGYFIGKTISKSRYTSSEGTIGKTKYKFDLMASRQWEYNMVGVKLSF; encoded by the coding sequence ATGAAAAAATTGAGATTTTTGCTGCTGCCAATGTCTATACTGGTATGTTCGCAGGAAGTGGATACATTGCAGGTAAAGGAAATGTCGCCGGTATCGGATTTACCTAAAGTACAAACTTACACCCTAAAAGATGGTTCTGTCAGAACATATCCAAAACCTAAGCTTCTGGATTTTGTAACCAAGCTTCCGCGAAATTTTATTGATACGAATAAAGATTTTGTAGCCAAAGATCACGCTTATTATCTGGGGGGTGCTGTAGCATCAACATTGATTCTTTTACCTTTTGACCAGAAATTAATTGACAATTCAAGAGAGCTGGGAGAAAGATGGGGAATGGATAAAGATAACAACTATACAAAAGTGGGGGGTGTTTTTAAAATCCCTAAAGATATCGGATCAACACTGTATCTTATAGGAAATGGTTCTACGCTTGTACTATTGGGAATCGGTTTTGGAACCTATGGTTTAATTAAAAACGACTACAGAGCACAGGCTACGGCCAGTGGATTAATGGAAAGTTTAATTCTTTCCGGGGTTTTCACCCAAACAATCAAAAGAATCACCGGAAGAGAGAGCCCTTTTATTGCAGAAGAAAACGGAAATAAAGGCGGCGCATGGAACCCATTTCCAAGTTTTTCAGCATTTGCAAAAAATACTTCAAATTATGATGCTATGCCCTCCGGTCACTTAACAACATTTATGGCAGGGATTACCGTTATTGCAGACAACTATCCGGATGCACGCTGGATAAAGCCTGTAGGATATACACTGGCAGGAGCTTTATGTTTTCAGATGATGCAAAGTAAAGTGCATTGGGCCTCAGATTACCCATTAGCTTTATTAATGGGGTATTTCATAGGAAAAACAATCTCAAAAAGCAGGTATACATCCTCAGAAGGTACAATAGGAAAAACAAAATATAAGTTTGACCTTATGGCATCCCGCCAATGGGAATACAATATGGTAGGAGTAAAACTATCTTTTTAA
- the kdsB gene encoding 3-deoxy-manno-octulosonate cytidylyltransferase — MKIIAVIPARYEASRFPGKLMQLLGEKTVITTTYQNVVETGLFDEVFVATDSEIILDEITKNGGKAVMTGPHETGSDRIAEAVQNIDCDIVINVQGDEPFLKLEPLKQLIEVFKQDQQQQISLASLKIKLSEKEEIENPNNVKVITDNNGFALYFSRSAIPYHREVSYDVHYFKHIGVYAFRKEALLQFSKLEMKPLEISEKIECIRYLEYGMKIKMIETNFIGVGIDTPEDLEKARKLI; from the coding sequence ATGAAAATAATTGCTGTGATCCCTGCGCGCTATGAAGCTAGCCGTTTTCCGGGAAAACTGATGCAACTACTGGGAGAGAAAACTGTTATTACTACAACCTATCAGAATGTAGTGGAAACTGGGCTGTTTGATGAAGTATTTGTAGCAACGGATTCTGAAATTATCTTGGATGAGATTACTAAGAATGGAGGAAAAGCTGTAATGACAGGACCACATGAAACAGGGAGCGACCGTATTGCCGAAGCCGTACAGAACATAGATTGTGATATCGTAATTAATGTTCAGGGAGATGAGCCATTTCTGAAACTGGAACCTTTGAAGCAGTTAATAGAAGTCTTTAAACAAGATCAGCAACAGCAAATTTCTCTGGCTTCTCTAAAAATAAAGTTGTCTGAAAAAGAAGAAATAGAAAATCCTAATAATGTAAAAGTAATTACAGATAACAATGGGTTTGCCCTGTATTTCAGCCGCTCTGCAATTCCTTACCACAGAGAAGTTTCTTATGATGTGCACTACTTTAAACATATTGGAGTATATGCATTCAGAAAAGAAGCTTTATTACAGTTTTCAAAACTGGAAATGAAACCTTTGGAAATATCTGAGAAGATCGAATGTATCCGCTATTTGGAATACGGGATGAAAATCAAAATGATAGAGACCAATTTCATTGGAGTAGGCATTGATACCCCAGAGGATCTGGAAAAAGCAAGGAAACTAATTTAA
- a CDS encoding histidine kinase produces the protein MKKIIYLVLFTVTSSLYYGQTAKEIIDKNIELSGGLTNWKLLNSVLLQGKVVLGIKDEYPIKIYQQRPNLTKTIIVIGGKETAIEGFDGNKGYAMNYAANKLQVYPEYVPESFDNDFIDWENKGFDAKYLGKEKVGEIYCHKVELTKNVNKNMYYFDTTTYMLLKEIKKEETVVYSDYKKVGNLTMPFRIESSSPKKDGDYVMMLNRIDINKVFPANIFKF, from the coding sequence ATGAAAAAAATAATATACTTAGTCCTTTTCACTGTTACAAGTTCATTGTATTATGGCCAAACTGCAAAGGAAATTATTGATAAAAATATTGAATTATCAGGCGGTTTAACCAATTGGAAGCTTTTAAACTCAGTATTACTGCAAGGTAAAGTAGTGTTAGGCATTAAAGATGAGTATCCTATAAAAATTTATCAGCAACGTCCTAATCTTACCAAAACGATTATTGTTATTGGAGGGAAAGAAACCGCAATTGAAGGCTTTGACGGAAACAAAGGGTATGCAATGAATTATGCCGCCAATAAACTTCAGGTATATCCGGAATATGTGCCGGAAAGTTTTGATAATGATTTTATTGACTGGGAAAATAAAGGTTTTGATGCCAAGTATCTTGGAAAGGAAAAAGTAGGTGAAATCTATTGCCATAAAGTAGAATTGACCAAGAATGTAAATAAGAATATGTATTATTTTGATACCACAACTTATATGCTTTTGAAGGAAATTAAAAAAGAAGAAACAGTAGTATATTCTGATTATAAAAAAGTAGGAAACCTTACGATGCCTTTCAGAATAGAATCTTCAAGCCCTAAAAAAGATGGAGACTATGTGATGATGCTTAATAGAATAGATATCAATAAGGTTTTTCCTGCAAATATTTTTAAGTTTTAA
- a CDS encoding bifunctional riboflavin kinase/FAD synthetase, with protein sequence MKIFKNFKDYSSQKPLALSLGMFDGVHLGHKSIIDELIKVGTENNLETAILTFWPHPRFVFNPNEDLKLLNTIEEKQQRIEKYSIDNLFLKEFDEEFRNLTGEEFVRQILIDQLNVKYLIIGYDHSFGKNKSGNFELLQKLSKELDFEVEQMEAINIHENNISSTKVRNALLTGNIKEANEMLGYSYPVSGTVVHGKKIGRTIGYPTANIDTESIKLLPKKGAYIVEVEIKGQQYKGMLSIGTNPTVNGEKLTVEVYILDFNKDIYDEKITVRFRDFLHDEIKFEGLEKLIERLDEDKRLTEEFNF encoded by the coding sequence TTGAAAATTTTCAAGAATTTTAAAGATTATTCCTCTCAAAAGCCTTTAGCACTGTCTTTAGGAATGTTTGACGGGGTACATCTTGGACATAAAAGTATTATCGATGAGCTTATTAAGGTAGGAACAGAGAACAATCTGGAAACTGCGATTCTTACTTTTTGGCCACATCCGAGGTTTGTTTTTAATCCTAATGAAGATCTAAAACTTCTGAATACGATAGAGGAAAAGCAACAACGCATTGAAAAATACAGCATTGACAATCTATTTCTGAAGGAATTTGATGAAGAATTCAGAAATCTTACCGGAGAAGAATTTGTACGTCAGATTCTGATTGATCAACTTAATGTAAAATATCTCATTATAGGGTACGATCATTCTTTTGGAAAAAATAAAAGTGGAAATTTCGAGCTTCTTCAAAAGCTGTCTAAAGAACTTGATTTTGAAGTTGAACAGATGGAAGCCATTAATATTCACGAGAATAATATCAGTTCAACCAAAGTTCGTAATGCTCTTTTAACAGGAAATATTAAAGAGGCTAATGAAATGCTGGGTTACTCTTACCCTGTTTCCGGAACGGTGGTTCATGGAAAGAAGATTGGGAGGACTATTGGATATCCAACCGCCAATATTGATACAGAATCCATTAAACTTTTACCTAAAAAAGGTGCTTACATTGTTGAAGTGGAAATAAAAGGACAACAATATAAAGGAATGCTGAGTATTGGGACAAACCCCACGGTAAATGGAGAAAAGCTAACCGTTGAAGTGTATATCCTTGATTTTAATAAGGATATTTATGATGAAAAGATCACTGTGAGATTTAGAGACTTTCTTCATGATGAAATCAAGTTTGAGGGATTAGAAAAGCTTATTGAACGACTTGATGAAGATAAGCGATTAACAGAAGAATTCAATTTCTAA
- a CDS encoding T9SS-dependent choice-of-anchor J family protein, with translation MKNKLLMGAIVFGIQISAQCNPLNLPYTEDFENVTTPALPACSSIENAGSGNDWTTRQGAFTGIDSNALTYKYHSTNDANAWFFTPGLNLVSGVEYKLTYTYSGSGFDEKLKVSYGMSANSSSMTNQLADHPDIADEDAHTETVTFIPGATGVYYMGFNCYSDADQFYLQVDDISVTNSQLSTSEVMSRNNSVKVYPNPFADVISINKVENVQSASIIDISGKLIKTFDKPSSELFVKEIGSGIYMLKLEMKDGSQKVIKIIKK, from the coding sequence ATGAAAAATAAATTACTCATGGGTGCAATTGTTTTTGGAATTCAAATAAGTGCACAATGTAATCCTTTAAATTTACCATATACTGAAGATTTTGAAAATGTAACAACTCCGGCACTGCCTGCTTGTTCCAGCATTGAAAATGCGGGATCCGGTAATGACTGGACTACCAGACAGGGGGCATTTACCGGTATTGACAGTAATGCATTGACCTATAAATATCACTCCACAAACGATGCTAATGCCTGGTTTTTTACTCCAGGCCTCAATCTCGTAAGTGGAGTAGAATACAAGCTTACATACACCTATTCAGGAAGTGGATTCGATGAAAAGCTGAAAGTATCTTATGGAATGAGTGCTAATAGCTCTTCAATGACCAATCAATTAGCAGATCATCCGGATATTGCGGATGAAGATGCTCATACAGAAACTGTAACTTTTATACCTGGTGCTACAGGAGTATATTATATGGGATTTAACTGTTATTCCGATGCTGATCAGTTTTATCTGCAAGTAGATGATATTAGCGTGACCAATTCACAGCTGAGTACATCAGAAGTGATGAGTAGAAATAATTCGGTAAAAGTATATCCAAATCCTTTTGCAGATGTAATCAGTATCAACAAGGTTGAAAATGTACAATCTGCATCCATCATTGATATTTCCGGGAAATTGATAAAAACTTTTGATAAACCATCCTCAGAATTATTTGTAAAGGAAATAGGTTCCGGAATATATATGTTGAAACTGGAAATGAAAGATGGATCACAAAAAGTGATTAAGATTATAAAAAAATAA
- a CDS encoding VOC family protein yields the protein MKKIFFAGCILAAFLSGFAFKAVTEKEPDNLKRVTGIGGIFFKSKDPQKMREWYKEHLGFEVNEYGSVFEWYQGRDNSKKGFSQWSPFSEKTKYFQPSEKDFMINYRVHDLEKLVEQLKKENVTILDKMETYDYGKFVHIMDLEGNKIELWEPNDIEYEKLGQSMGSKTTK from the coding sequence ATGAAAAAAATATTTTTTGCAGGTTGCATTTTGGCTGCCTTTTTATCTGGATTTGCTTTTAAAGCGGTTACAGAAAAAGAACCTGATAATCTGAAAAGGGTAACAGGGATAGGCGGAATCTTTTTTAAATCTAAAGATCCCCAAAAAATGAGAGAATGGTATAAAGAACATTTAGGGTTTGAAGTCAATGAATATGGATCCGTTTTTGAATGGTATCAGGGACGAGATAATTCAAAGAAAGGTTTCAGTCAATGGAGTCCTTTTAGTGAAAAAACTAAGTATTTCCAGCCATCAGAAAAAGATTTCATGATTAACTATCGGGTTCATGACCTTGAAAAATTGGTGGAACAGCTAAAAAAAGAAAACGTAACCATTCTGGATAAGATGGAAACCTATGACTACGGAAAGTTTGTTCATATAATGGATCTGGAAGGTAATAAAATAGAGCTTTGGGAACCTAATGATATCGAATATGAAAAGCTGGGACAAAGTATGGGGAGTAAGACTACAAAATAA
- a CDS encoding MmcQ/YjbR family DNA-binding protein, translating into MDANEILDYCLAKKAVTESFPFDNETLVLKVDTKMFLLMGLEKQPLSVNVKTDPEWSAELREQYPQITGAYHMNKIHWNSVSVDGLKRDLILKLIDHSYDLVFKSLTKKVQNTINNS; encoded by the coding sequence ATGGATGCTAACGAAATATTAGACTATTGTCTTGCCAAAAAAGCAGTTACAGAAAGTTTTCCTTTTGACAATGAAACCCTTGTATTAAAAGTAGATACCAAAATGTTTCTGCTGATGGGGCTTGAAAAGCAGCCTTTGTCCGTTAATGTAAAGACTGATCCGGAATGGAGTGCAGAACTTCGGGAGCAATATCCACAGATTACGGGAGCTTATCACATGAATAAAATCCATTGGAACTCAGTATCTGTGGATGGGCTAAAAAGGGATTTGATTTTGAAATTAATCGATCATTCTTATGATCTGGTATTTAAATCTCTCACCAAAAAAGTACAGAATACGATTAATAATTCTTAG
- a CDS encoding pyridoxal phosphate-dependent aminotransferase produces MKVSKLAANLIGSEIVKIGNEVNDLKAKGAEIANLTIGDLNSNIYPIPALLKEEIQKAYQNNLTNYPPANGLLSLRKEVSKDLKNRWNLEYSPNDILITAGSRPLIYAVYKTIVDEGDKVVYPTPSWNNNHYAYLTSANAVEVKTKPETNFLPTADDLKPHLDGAVLLALCSPLNPTGTMFTREQLSEICELVIAENKKRGADEKPLYLMYDQIYSNLTFGAEHVDPVSLFPEMKEYTVYIDGISKCLAATGVRVGWGFGPAHIIDKMKALLTHVGAWAPKPEQEATAKFYENPENVNVFVEDFKAKLEESLKVLHGGVQDLKGKGLSVDSIEPMGALYLTIKLNYIGKTKPDGAVIENSSDLVFYLINEAGVALVPFSAFGEDKSEPWFRASVGGLAVDEIKVMLPKLETALNNLK; encoded by the coding sequence GTGAAAGTTTCAAAATTAGCAGCGAACCTGATCGGTTCTGAAATTGTAAAAATTGGTAACGAAGTAAATGATCTAAAAGCAAAAGGTGCAGAAATTGCCAATCTTACTATTGGTGACCTGAATTCCAATATCTATCCTATTCCAGCATTGCTGAAGGAAGAAATTCAGAAAGCCTATCAGAATAACCTGACAAATTATCCACCTGCCAACGGACTTTTATCTTTAAGAAAAGAAGTTTCCAAAGACTTAAAAAACAGATGGAACCTGGAGTACTCTCCAAATGATATTTTAATTACAGCGGGATCAAGACCTTTGATTTATGCCGTATACAAAACGATTGTAGACGAAGGAGATAAAGTAGTATATCCTACACCATCTTGGAACAACAATCACTATGCTTACCTTACTTCAGCCAATGCCGTAGAAGTAAAAACAAAGCCTGAAACCAATTTCCTGCCAACAGCAGATGATTTAAAACCTCATTTGGACGGTGCGGTTCTATTAGCGCTTTGTTCTCCGTTGAACCCAACAGGAACAATGTTCACAAGAGAGCAGCTTTCAGAAATCTGTGAATTGGTAATTGCTGAAAACAAAAAAAGAGGAGCAGACGAAAAACCGTTATACCTGATGTATGACCAAATCTATTCTAATCTTACTTTTGGAGCTGAACACGTAGATCCGGTTTCTCTTTTCCCAGAAATGAAAGAATATACAGTGTACATTGATGGTATTTCAAAATGTCTTGCTGCTACAGGAGTACGTGTAGGATGGGGATTCGGACCAGCGCATATCATTGATAAAATGAAAGCACTTCTTACTCACGTAGGAGCGTGGGCACCAAAACCAGAGCAGGAAGCTACTGCGAAATTCTATGAAAATCCAGAAAATGTAAACGTATTTGTAGAAGATTTTAAAGCTAAATTAGAAGAAAGCTTAAAAGTTCTTCACGGTGGCGTTCAGGACTTGAAAGGGAAAGGTTTAAGTGTTGACAGTATTGAACCTATGGGGGCGCTTTACCTTACTATCAAATTAAATTATATCGGCAAAACAAAACCTGATGGAGCTGTTATTGAAAACTCTTCAGATCTTGTATTTTACCTGATCAATGAAGCGGGGGTTGCTTTAGTACCATTCTCGGCATTCGGGGAAGATAAATCAGAGCCTTGGTTCCGTGCTTCCGTTGGAGGATTAGCTGTTGATGAAATAAAAGTAATGCTTCCAAAATTAGAAACAGCTTTGAATAATCTGAAGTAA
- a CDS encoding glutathione peroxidase, producing MKNIFLMLLSFIAFLQSCTNQKSEISQAKTKELMGKTIYDFKVESLDGKEINFADFKGKKILIVNTASECGFTPQYADLEKLYEEYKDKLVIVGFPANNFGGQEPGTNAEIGTFCQKNYGVTFPMAAKVSVKGDDTAPIFKYLTEQDLNGVKNTTILWNFTKFLVDENGKLIDSFVSTTKPTSESITKYLK from the coding sequence ATGAAAAATATTTTTTTAATGCTGCTTTCTTTTATAGCATTTCTGCAAAGCTGCACCAATCAAAAAAGTGAAATTTCTCAAGCAAAAACCAAAGAACTTATGGGAAAAACAATATATGACTTTAAAGTAGAAAGCCTTGATGGTAAGGAAATCAACTTTGCAGATTTCAAAGGAAAGAAAATCCTGATCGTGAATACCGCTTCTGAATGTGGATTTACTCCTCAGTATGCAGATCTTGAAAAACTGTATGAAGAATATAAGGATAAACTGGTGATTGTAGGTTTCCCAGCTAACAACTTTGGAGGACAGGAACCTGGAACCAATGCTGAAATCGGAACATTCTGCCAGAAAAACTATGGCGTTACATTTCCAATGGCAGCGAAAGTTTCTGTAAAAGGAGATGATACTGCACCTATTTTTAAATATTTAACAGAACAGGATCTGAACGGAGTAAAAAATACTACCATCCTTTGGAACTTCACTAAATTCCTGGTTGATGAAAACGGAAAACTGATTGATAGTTTTGTGAGTACTACAAAGCCTACAAGCGAGTCAATTACAAAATATTTGAAATAA
- a CDS encoding NAD(P)H-binding protein, translating into MKALVIGATGATGKDLVNQLLNDKAFEEVDIFVRKPVDIENEKLKVHVVNFEKPEEWKAMVKGDVAFSCLGTTLKDAGSKEAQKKVDFNYQYEFAKAARENEVEDYILVSAYGADPKSRIFYSKMKGELEEAVKQLHFNKITIFKPGMLERKNSERTGEVLGSRIIKFANKLGLLESQKPLPTDILAKAMINSSKIKSNGYSSIKLGNIFCFAEKINE; encoded by the coding sequence ATGAAAGCATTAGTAATAGGTGCCACAGGCGCTACAGGAAAAGACTTGGTTAATCAACTACTTAATGACAAGGCTTTCGAGGAAGTTGATATTTTTGTAAGAAAACCTGTTGATATTGAGAACGAGAAGCTTAAAGTTCATGTTGTGAATTTTGAAAAGCCTGAAGAATGGAAAGCAATGGTGAAGGGAGATGTGGCATTTTCGTGCCTGGGAACTACTTTGAAGGATGCCGGAAGCAAGGAGGCGCAGAAAAAAGTAGACTTTAATTATCAATATGAATTTGCAAAAGCCGCCAGAGAGAACGAGGTGGAAGATTATATTCTGGTTTCCGCTTATGGTGCCGATCCGAAATCAAGGATTTTTTATTCTAAAATGAAAGGTGAACTGGAAGAAGCTGTGAAGCAATTACATTTCAATAAAATCACCATTTTTAAACCTGGAATGCTGGAAAGAAAAAATTCTGAAAGAACAGGTGAAGTCCTGGGCAGCCGGATTATAAAATTTGCCAATAAACTTGGATTATTGGAAAGCCAAAAACCTTTACCTACGGACATTCTGGCTAAAGCTATGATTAATTCTTCAAAAATTAAAAGCAATGGCTACTCCAGCATCAAGCTTGGGAATATTTTTTGTTTTGCAGAAAAGATCAATGAGTAG